TTAGCCAGACCAGATTCTTTTGACAGGCACATAACATAACGTCACTAGCTAGCATTAGTCACAAACTCAAGAAAAATATATAGCCGACAAATTCTAGCAAATTATCTGTATCTTTTTGGTAAGATTATGTTCTGTAGTTTTGTTAGCCAGATAAGTAGTCATAACATTCAGTTGTGAAGTTATAGTACCTATGAAACCTTTTTTTCGGTTATGCATGTTTTTCTGTTGGTTTGTGCTTGAGTGTCTGTTTTGTCTGGCATGCTAATTTTAATAACTAGGCCTCACTACAAGTGCAAAATTAATATAATTTAGGCCTAATGAAATAAACTTTAGTATTGCCTGTTCTATTGCCTACCTAACTAGATATATTTAGACTTTTTTGGAAATGTGCCATTGAATGAAATGTGAGTGATTTTAATTGTTAACATTAGTATTAACATTTAAACTTAAAAATCGTTTTTCTAGGTAACACTCCAGACATGGCATCAAAAGGCACCAAGGAGACCATTGTCAACAAGTTAGGCTTTAAATCCAGTGGCTCAAAACAGGCAGAAGCAGAAATGGACAGACTCAGGAAGGAGAATGCTCATCTGAAGCAGAAGATGgatgaaatatcaaaacgaacaaCGAGGCCACCAGACTCCGACAAAAGCAAACTGCTGGAGGTAGCTAAAGCGTAGTAGTTTGTGCAGACGTTTGGGCTAAGCAGGATTGCCAGCCCAATGATTATTATAAAGTTATAGAGTCCAAATTTAATAGGATTCATATAGTGATACTGTTTATGCATGTAGGCTACAAATATATTAAACCAAAACAACCTTTTCACTCAATATATTCATATACTTGACCATATGATTTTGTGAAAGTCCGGGTTTAGCATTTTGCGTATCATGGGTGTGTCCTTTTGAAAACCGTTGCTTTTGAAATTGTGTCTTGATGGAGTTGTGATATGCTCATTTAAGCATTTTTGTGCACTACCACATTTCATTCAAGTCATTAAAATGTTACATTTGATTGCAGAGGATTCTGTCTCTGgagacgttgagggagaggaacACTCAGCAGCTGCTGGCTAAGGACAAGGAGCTGGAGACTCTGAGACACCATCTGCATTCCAATgggggagaggtggtggcctCGCTCCAGGCTCAGCTGgaccaggggaggagagaggccgAGTACAGAGAGAAACTGTTCCAGTCCCTCTCGGAGGAGACAGGGAATCTGAAGAACAAATTGGTGGGAGTGTCGGCAAGGTGTCAGGCACTGGAGAAACAGGGTCCCGATTTACAGGTGGGTGAAGGGAAAATTTCAGTCTGCTGAGGGTGCCTAGACTTTGATCTGTTTTGTTAGCCAAGGCTGAGTTATGGAGagaatgtacactatatatacaaaagtatgtgggcatcccttcaaatgagtggatttggcgtggatttccatggccgagtagccgcacacaagccttatatcaccatgcgcaatgccaagcgtctgctggagtggtgtaaagctcgtcatcgttggactctggagcagttgatacgcgttctctggagtgatgaatctcaCTTAACCATCTTGCATTCTGATGAATGAATATGGATTTGGTGGATGCCAAGAAAACGCTacttgcccaaatgcatagtgtcaactgtaaagaaatggtttgtcaagatcggtgtggaagatcttgacttacctgcacagaaccctgacctcaaccccatcgaacacctttgggatgaattggaatgccgactgcaacccgggcctaatcacccaacattagtgcccgaccttactaatgctcttgtggctgaatggaagcaagtctccgcagcaatgttccaatatctagtggaaagccttcccagaagagtggaggctgttatagcagcgaagaggggaccaactccatattaatgcccatggttttggaatgagatgttcgacgagcaggtgtccacatacttttgatcatgtagtgtatgtgtaacAAGAAGACACTGTAGTTCACACCCCTCTATATTAAGATGTTAGTTTCCTGTATGAATGTTGTGGTCATGGGGGCATTCCAAATCTCAAGGTGAAATTCTCTTTTATCACTCTAGATGGCAGCAGTTTCTTTCTGAATGTCATGTCGTCCGACATAATACTTGTTTACTCTCAGATCAGGTGGCTCTGTGATATGAGGAAAGCCAGGAGTCTTATAAAACGAGCTCTCTCTCGATGAATATCTCTGTCTCCAACTTTTGAATATCCATGAGGTCATAATCAAGGAAATCCGCCTCCTGACAGGCCCTCCTCACCGACTGCATTACCATACTGTACATAATCAGTCAGTCTCGGTATTACAGGATGGGATTACCATCTAGAAGGAGTTCACAAGCTTATGAACCATGACTCTCGAAGTGTAGTTAAGGGCCTGAGCCAGGGGAGAACGACTGCCCCCTAAGCCccattttgatccagaaaaaacccTGTATGTCATGTGTCAAACTTATCCACAGAGGGCCAAGTGTCTGCGGATTTTCACTCCTCTCTTGTCCTTGATTGATTAAATAAGGCCACTAATTAGtgaggaactcccctcacctggttgtctgtcttacttgaaaggaaaaacctgcagacactctagcagtggtgggaaaagtacctgattttgtcatacttgagtaaaagtaaagatgcttTACTAGAAAATGagtcaagtgaaagtcacccagtaaaatactacttgagtaaaagtatttgattttaaatatacttaagtatcaaaagtaaatgtaattgcaaaaatatacttaagtatcaaaagtaaaagtataaataatttcaaatggcTTATTAttcaaaccagacagcacaatgtttttatttttattatttacggatagccaagggcacactAAAACATGACTTCATCATTTCCAAATGAAGCTTTTGTGTATAATGAGTccaccaaatcagaggcagtagagtttcccagggatgttctcttgataagtgtgtgaatgtaGAAAGAGGTTGTTTACACCCATGTCATCGTTTTGATATAGGCTAATACCTGTGTTTTCTTTACGATTTGATAGAATGGCCAGGGACTCACCGGTGAGGTTGCAGTAGTTGAGGATCACTTGAGAGATGTGAGTTGAACAACTTGTCAAGATTAAAAATGAAATTGTCTTTCTTTGAGTGCTAAGGAAAATGGtataatctaaccctaacccccccaaGTATGTGTTTTTCCTCGGTTTACAAAAAGGCTTTGGAGAAGAATCAACAGTGGCTGGTTTATGATCAGCAGCGAGAGGCCTATGTCAAGGGAGTCCTGGCCAGGACCCTTGAGATGGAGCAGCAACTAAATCAAGCCAACGAAGcactccaacaacaacaacacaaaggcaGTTTGGACGGTAAAAAAAGGGGGCCTGTGAGCCTTCCACGCAGTGTGGGATTTGGCACGCGTTTGCTGTCAAGAGTAAATCCACTTTTAAATCGTCAGATCCGAAAATGAATTATAAAGGCTGATTCAACACTAGACTTTTTTTCCCATGTGGTTAAAATAATTATCCTTTagggccctcaaactcaactctggacttcAAAGACAGTTCCACtgggttttttttttcttcaggtgttccccctctaatcagggactgattttagacctgggacaccagttgggtgcaattaattatcaggtagaacagaaccagcatgctccggacctcgtagggtaagagttgaatacccctacTCTAGGGGCTAATGCTTATTAACCTATGTTTAGACTAGAAATGTAATTAATTATCTGCTTTCAACTAGCTATTAATTAACCATTACTAATTAGCTATTGCTTTGGTAAAGCACAGTCTACTTGAAAATAGTATTTCCTAGTGGCCGTTTTATAAGTGTTGCATAGAGCCCTCAACCTCATCTCTGGACCCCGAaaccagttccactgcttttttttcatcgttcccctctaatcacagactgatttagacctgggacaccaggtgggtgaaatGTTACATTTCAGGCGGAACAGAAAAGCAGCatgctccggacctcgtagggtaagagttgaagaTCCCTGGCATAGGAGCATGTAAGACTCTAACCCTGCTTCCTTTTCCCCCAGCACCAGAGACTTCTTCGTCCCAGCTGCAGGAGCACTACGACAAGCTGCTGCTGCAGGCCAAGCAGGACGTGGAGGCCCAGAAGGAGGCGGCGGCGCGGGCCCAGGGGGAGCTGGGCGAGCTCCAGAGGCGGTTAGAGGAGCAGTGCATGGAGTTGGTCGAGGCCCGGGAGCAGCTCCGGGCCGAGCGCCTCAGCAGCAGACACACAGTCGGCGAGGAGAGGAAGTGCTCGGCTGACCGCGCCGACAGAATGGACTccaggctggaggaggagaggaagaggtctGCTGAGCTGCTGCTGCAGGTATAGTTATACGCCAGGGAGATGTGGTCTTGGTGTGTTTATTATGCAACGTTGTTTGACCAGGTGAGTTGATTATAAAGCATTCTCTTTTGCAACCACGGCCTGTGGAAAAGTTGCCGGGTAGAGGTTGGAGTTTAATTTAGCAGTTCAATATGGTTGGGGATTTAATGACAGTTTTCTGTGCCagaccacatacactacatgaccaaaagtatgtggatgcctgcacgtcaaacatctcattccaaaaccatgggcattaatgtggagttgttgccctctttgctgctataatagcctccactcttctgggaaggctttccactagatgttaaaaattgctgcggggacttgcttccattcagccagaagagcatttatgaggtcgggcactgatgttgggcgattaggtggctcgcagtcagcgttcaaATTCAATCCCAAagttgtttgatggggttgaggtcagggctctgtgcatgccagtcaagctcttccacaccgatctcaacagtTTTTGTAtgaaccttgctttgtgcacgggggcattgtcatgtttaaacaggaaaggaccttccccaagctgttgccacaaagttggaatcacCGAATCGTCTAGAATGTGATTGTATAGTgtaacattaagatttcccttcactggaactaaggggcctagcccgaaccattaaaaacagccccagaccattattcctcatccaccaaactttacagttggggcAGGTAGtgatctcctggcatccgccattcacagatttgtccgtcggactaccagatggtaaAGCTTGATTCATCCATCGAGAGAACGCGTTAACACTTCCCCAAAGTCAAATGGCtgcgaactttacaccactccagccgggagttgtcattgcgcatggtgatcttagcattgtgtgcggctgctcggccatggaaacctatttcgtgaagctcccgacaaactgttcttgtgctgacgttggttccagaagcagtttggaactcggtagtgagtgttgcaaccgaggatggATGATTTTTACGTGTTTCAGCACACAgcggccccgttctgtgagcttgtgtggcctaccgatTTGCGGCTGCGCTGtttttgctcctagacatttccacttcacaataacagcacttaacagttgaccggtgcagctctagcagtgcagacattttacgaactgacttgttagaaaggtggcatcctaaaacggtgccacgttgaaagtctctgagctcttccgtaaggccattctactgccaatgtttgtctatggcaattgcatggctgtgtgctcgattttatacacctgtcagcaactagtgtggctgaaatagccaaatccactaatttgaaggggtgtccacattttGT
This region of Oncorhynchus tshawytscha isolate Ot180627B linkage group LG25, Otsh_v2.0, whole genome shotgun sequence genomic DNA includes:
- the LOC112224249 gene encoding centrosomal protein of 55 kDa isoform X1, encoding MASKGTKETIVNKLGFKSSGSKQAEAEMDRLRKENAHLKQKMDEISKRTTRPPDSDKSKLLERILSLETLRERNTQQLLAKDKELETLRHHLHSNGGEVVASLQAQLDQGRREAEYREKLFQSLSEETGNLKNKLVGVSARCQALEKQGPDLQNGQGLTGEVAVVEDHLRDALEKNQQWLVYDQQREAYVKGVLARTLEMEQQLNQANEALQQQQHKGSLDAPETSSSQLQEHYDKLLLQAKQDVEAQKEAAARAQGELGELQRRLEEQCMELVEAREQLRAERLSSRHTVGEERKCSADRADRMDSRLEEERKRSAELLLQVNLLQKTLLNQNEERRRVAILEQHIQLSAKDFENEKLDRQSLQHQLHKVLKELRKARDQIARLESSNQKQQSESRFSEPSSYKPEFERLSIEDPTSTSKNLLDESFLECPKCRAPYATSQHRELLAHLDYCFT
- the LOC112224249 gene encoding centrosomal protein of 55 kDa isoform X2, producing the protein MASKGTKETIVNKLGFKSSGSKQAEAEMDRLRKENAHLKQKMDEISKRTTRPPDSDKSKLLERILSLETLRERNTQQLLAKDKELETLRHHLHSNGGEVVASLQAQLDQGRREAEYREKLFQSLSEETGNLKNKLVGVSARCQALEKQGPDLQNGQGLTGEVAVVEDHLRDALEKNQQWLVYDQQREAYVKGVLARTLEMEQQLNQANEALQQQQHKGSLDETSSSQLQEHYDKLLLQAKQDVEAQKEAAARAQGELGELQRRLEEQCMELVEAREQLRAERLSSRHTVGEERKCSADRADRMDSRLEEERKRSAELLLQVNLLQKTLLNQNEERRRVAILEQHIQLSAKDFENEKLDRQSLQHQLHKVLKELRKARDQIARLESSNQKQQSESRFSEPSSYKPEFERLSIEDPTSTSKNLLDESFLECPKCRAPYATSQHRELLAHLDYCFT